In Deltaproteobacteria bacterium, a genomic segment contains:
- the fliN gene encoding flagellar motor switch protein FliN yields the protein MEETGHQEQAVAEENSQSLDDMWGAALAEQQAADSSGSGEKTVLNPKAAVDAQPAEFKSLADSSTGSVANMELIMDIPVTVTVELGRSRIVINDLLQLGQGSVLEIDKIAGEPMEVLVNGKLIARGEVVVVNEKFGVRLTDIVSPMERIKQLK from the coding sequence ATGGAGGAGACCGGTCACCAGGAACAGGCGGTAGCGGAAGAGAACTCCCAGTCTCTCGACGATATGTGGGGCGCCGCCCTTGCCGAACAGCAGGCCGCTGACAGCTCGGGCTCGGGCGAGAAGACCGTACTCAACCCCAAGGCGGCCGTCGACGCCCAGCCGGCCGAGTTCAAGAGCCTGGCCGATTCGTCCACCGGCAGTGTCGCCAACATGGAGCTCATAATGGACATCCCCGTCACGGTGACGGTGGAGCTGGGCCGCAGCAGGATAGTCATAAACGACCTCCTCCAGCTCGGCCAGGGTTCAGTCCTAGAGATCGACAAGATAGCCGGAGAGCCCATGGAGGTGCTCGTCAACGGCAAGCTCATAGCGCGCGGCGAGGTCGTGGTGGTGAACGAGAAGTTCGGCGTCAGGCTCACCGACATAGTGAGCCCCATGGAGAGGATAAAGCAGCTCAAATGA
- the fliM gene encoding flagellar motor switch protein FliM: MSEQILSQVEVDALLKGLSDGEIKTSQEVEEVDGIRPYDITSMERVVRGRMPTLEMINDKFTRSLRTPLFNFLNRMVDINTEGIKMSKYGDFLKNLHVPSSLNIFRLPPLKGQGILVLDPNLAFLLVDNYFGGDGRFHTRVEGRDFTQIELMVIKKLVLIIFKELNKVWQPVHPVEFQYDRAEINPQFVNIMSPSEVVLVITFRMEIDTLSHNFTFCLPYFMIEPIKDKLFGGFMGESVEVDQRWVERLTDQVRKVPLNCTAELGSVKLRMGDVINLQEGDVIQLDSKASDCITLKLEGVPKFYVRPGVTDGNYSVQLLGPIKERG, from the coding sequence ATGTCTGAACAGATACTCTCACAGGTTGAAGTTGACGCCCTGCTCAAGGGGCTCTCCGACGGCGAGATAAAGACCTCCCAGGAGGTCGAGGAAGTCGACGGCATACGGCCCTACGACATTACGAGCATGGAGAGGGTCGTGCGCGGCAGGATGCCGACCCTTGAGATGATAAACGACAAGTTCACCAGGAGCCTGAGAACTCCGCTCTTCAACTTCCTCAACCGCATGGTGGACATAAACACCGAGGGCATCAAGATGTCCAAGTACGGCGACTTTCTCAAGAACCTCCATGTGCCGTCGAGCCTCAACATATTCAGGCTGCCCCCGCTCAAGGGCCAGGGCATACTCGTCCTCGATCCCAACCTCGCCTTCCTCCTCGTGGACAACTACTTCGGCGGCGACGGACGTTTCCACACCCGTGTGGAGGGCAGGGACTTCACCCAGATAGAGCTCATGGTCATAAAGAAGCTCGTTCTCATAATCTTCAAGGAGCTCAACAAGGTCTGGCAGCCCGTCCATCCCGTGGAGTTCCAGTACGACAGGGCGGAGATAAACCCCCAGTTCGTAAACATCATGTCTCCATCCGAGGTGGTGCTCGTCATCACCTTCAGGATGGAGATAGACACGCTGAGCCACAACTTCACCTTCTGCCTCCCCTACTTCATGATCGAGCCCATAAAGGACAAGCTCTTCGGCGGATTCATGGGCGAGTCCGTCGAGGTGGATCAGCGCTGGGTGGAGAGGCTCACCGATCAGGTAAGGAAGGTGCCGCTCAACTGTACGGCCGAGCTCGGCTCGGTGAAACTGAGGATGGGCGATGTCATCAATCTCCAGGAAGGCGACGTGATTCAGCTCGACAGCAAGGCCTCGGACTGCATCACGCTCAAGCTCGAGGGCGTGCCGAAGTTCTACGTGCGGCCCGGAGTGACCGACGGCAACTACTCGGTTCAGCTCTTGGGGCCGATCAAGGAAAGGGGGTAA
- a CDS encoding flagellar basal body-associated FliL family protein, whose amino-acid sequence MAAQAAAGSANGKEGEEKEKKGGGKMLMIIAAAAVVLGGGGFFVYTSFLSGSDGAHEGAGGDHGGAAVSEGGEHGGGHDGGGASGNVYDMRPFIVNLMDNAGTRYLKVDVSIELASPEQEAELKKLLPQIRDSIIILLSSKSYDDVGTVEGKFKLRDEIVARVNQHLGGEGVRTVYFTDFVIQ is encoded by the coding sequence ATGGCTGCACAAGCGGCTGCCGGGTCCGCCAACGGCAAGGAAGGCGAGGAGAAGGAGAAAAAGGGCGGCGGCAAGATGCTGATGATAATCGCCGCTGCGGCGGTGGTGCTCGGCGGAGGGGGGTTCTTCGTCTACACGAGTTTTCTCTCGGGATCCGACGGCGCCCATGAGGGCGCGGGCGGCGATCATGGAGGCGCCGCGGTCTCCGAAGGCGGGGAGCATGGCGGAGGTCACGACGGCGGCGGGGCGTCGGGCAACGTCTACGACATGAGGCCCTTTATCGTGAATCTCATGGACAACGCCGGCACGAGATACCTGAAGGTGGACGTGAGCATCGAGCTTGCAAGCCCCGAGCAGGAGGCCGAGCTCAAGAAGCTTCTTCCCCAGATAAGGGACTCGATCATCATACTGCTCAGCAGCAAGAGCTATGACGACGTGGGCACGGTCGAGGGCAAGTTCAAGCTGCGCGACGAGATAGTGGCGCGCGTCAACCAGCACCTCGGCGGCGAGGGCGTCAGGACCGTCTACTTCACCGACTTCGTTATCCAGTAG